The genomic window CTGCTTGATCATAAGCTAGATTCTGAATGGCTCTTTCCTTCAATTCAACACCCAGAACGCCATATTACTGAAAAACAGTTCTACAAAATTATGAGTAAGGTTGGCGATCTATTAGGAATTAATTATCTAGGTACTCATACGATGCGCAAAACTGGGGCTTATCGTGTTTACACGCAATCAAATTACAATATTGGCCTAGTCATGCACTTATTAAATCATTCAAGTGAAGCCATGACTTTAGCTTATTTAGGCTTGGATCAAGCAAGTACAGAAAACATGTTGAACCAAATTGATTTTGGGTAAATTAGTTTGATTTTGTTGTCGCCAACAGCGACTTCTGATACAGGTTTTTAATGGGTCTAGCACAACATAGAATAAATTCTATGTGTAAGTGCGCATTGACCTCGTTTCACTCGGTCTTCTGATAACCATGAAATCAGTTTTTGCCGTTGTTGAATTGACTGTATTTTTAATTCAATTTATGTTTGCACCTAAACTAAGATTGTTATGTTTTAAATATTTAAAAAGTGTTACGGATTACGCTGTTTTAAGCCAATTTTTTTAATCGTTCTGTGCAAAGAATCTTTATAAGTTTGGTAACAAATTTTGAATAACGGTACTGTAAAATCTGTAAATCTAAACTGAAATCATTATTTTGATGTCAGGAGTAATTAGGATGGACGAAAAGAAAGTATTAAAACCAATTAATGAAGTGCTTGCTGATCCTTGGCAAGTTGATATTCAAGAATTGTTTGAAGCTTCTGTCAATGAACCTGACGAGATTAAAAAGAATTTGTATGATTCCTTATACACTTATATTTTGCAAAAAAGACAAGAAGATATTATTAATCGTCCTGGCTTCGTTATTTAACCCTCTAAAAGCCTGCTGAGGGCTTTTTGTTTTGCTTTGGTATAAATGTATATGAATGGTCTTAAAATCGCTAGAAACGAAAAATAAGACCCTTAAAAACGAACATAGCA from Lactiplantibacillus brownii includes these protein-coding regions:
- a CDS encoding site-specific integrase, producing MRQVVLPIKDSNVLKEVQDTLLNNFKAGRRNYTIFQVGKATLLRVSDVMGLKQADIFNPDGSIKQNAFIHDRKTGKPNTLYLKPVQTELLLYRQWLLDHKLDSEWLFPSIQHPERHITEKQFYKIMSKVGDLLGINYLGTHTMRKTGAYRVYTQSNYNIGLVMHLLNHSSEAMTLAYLGLDQASTENMLNQIDFG